The genomic stretch tttttcgaaatttcCTCTCAATGCACAGGAGGCTGCATAAGCAACATAAAATAGGTTCTTTAACCTGTGTTGAAATTTCACTTCTGGAGAGACTGTTAGCGTCAGTAGGATCGCAGCGCTAATCCCGCAATTACCCTGTATACTAATAGTTGCAAAGTCAGTGTTTGATATACAGAAAGATCAACTTCGCTCAGCGGAATGCTAGCTTAGCATACCTTTGcttcacttttttttatttgtgaaaaATTCTGACTGAAAAACTTTGAATAGTTCTGATCATTCTTTCGGGCTTAACACATTGTGAGGATCAGTGTTGCATATTCAAGCAATTTGTGAAGCATGTTCATATTTTCTCTGAAAAAGAAGAACTGTCCTCTACAAAAGCCAGATATATTTGGAATAATGCTTCACAACATCCTACAGTATCTAGAACAGACAGAATTTCTTTCAAAATAATTCATAAGTttgaaaaaatcagcaaaatctATATTTAtactttttaaaattgttccATAATAATTTCTTTTTCTAATGTTCTGTAAAATACTAGTCAATATATACCTATTTATTAGAACATAAATATTGTACAACCTTAtgattgaaaagtttttttttctacctaAATTTGCTACTTCTAGCAACCTAATAGAAATGCAAATGATGCGCTTTAGCTCTCAATATTCGATATTTGCGGTCGGTCCTATATTTTGATTGTGGGTTTCTAAGCAAACACAAGCAGCTAGGTTTCTCTTACTTTGTTTCTATGAAAGAACTTCCATTTTTCTTCCATGGAATCCATAATCACAATTACTAAGCTCTCTACGTTTACGCTGACACGTCAAATTTTTGGTTCCTGCATCATTATTTTGCATCCGTACGGAAACTGTGTACGAATCGatcttgtttgtttatttgctcTCTGCGGTTAGTGATTCTGAAAGATTCGATAGAAAATATTATTggttgattttgaaaaaaaactacaaagaaaaaaattaagaggAAGAAAATAAGCAAACGGTTAGAGAAGCATGTTGCAGGAAAAGAGAGTTAGAACTAACATGAAGCGATCAATTGAAATATTATTTCTACATTAAATTCGTCTAACATAGTAATGAATTTATCTTTTAACATAACAGCTTCTGATATATGATTAGTGAAATACCATGGGATCTCACAGTAAATGCCAGTTGTAACATTTTTTTCGTGTAATTCCTAACTAAGAGTCGATAAGCAGATTCCGCGTTTACGCGTGAGTATTATAGATTAGACCAACCATTGATTCAAACAAATTGCATTTCCTTGTTGCAAAAGATCTGTGCCATGTGGGGCCCGACCTGCTTAATTGCTCCAATTATTAAGTCGCTGGGTTATCAGGTTCATACGCTGGTTTTATTTCGCGACACCAATTGATCTCTAATTACTCATCAGAAGTGCAGTTTAGTTCGACTGATTAAGGCAGCGTCAAGGGCACTAGTTTGGGtttgaactgttttttttttttgttcaattcacTTTTTGGTTGGAAGTGTAATTTTGAGATGGAAAGAATCAGTTTTCATGCATACATATCGATCATTTGGGGTCTGACATTCGAACCGCAACCCTAACAGTGATATGCTCTGAAGTCTTGCAATATGGAATGCATCGATTGACAACGGAAACAATATGATGCAACTTGGCTGTCCTGAAACTGTAATAGAGAGCTCGTGGTCTAGAAACTGGTGAGGAATTCATGCTCAGCTTTAGTGATAAGggtttttcactgttttttttttttgctataagATCATTGGTTCTCAAGTACGTTGCTATGTAAAGTTTTTTTACTGTCAAGAAGTGCTGACATAGACAATTTCGTGTTTTCAATTCATAAAAGTAGTGTTATTGCAACTTTCTGTTACTGAAAGAGATTAAGTTTTTTAGCATTTCACAAGCTGTTTCCAACAATAACGGCATGATGAAAATCAGAAATCGACATCGAGCCGGGAAGAGTTTGAAAAGTCTGGCCCGAAGTTCaatcgaaacattttttttaagtctGATTTCATACCGAAATGGGACACGAACGGTTAAAAAAAAGTGCGATTCAATTTAGACAGTAAAACTGACCATGATGAAAACCAAATACTGAATAAGGGCGTTTTTACTGTTTTAATTGTTTCAACAGGCAACAATGGATgtaaacaaaattttgaaaaatcagaatTGTCTGTTTTTCCGTGAAAATGTTAATGAATTTTCTACAGTAACAAATTAAACCCTTGTAATGCATTAAGTTCAGTTTATTCAAGTTGAGAAattagcaaaatttgtttcccAAAAGTTTTGTTGGCTCATTTCAATTAGCACAACAAATCACTGAAGCATTTACTACGAAAAACAGATTTTTCGCTGCGTTCATGACTACAAAACGATCTTCCGAGATTCACCAGTAGCGAATCTCGATGGGTATTTTACACACTAATTAAACAATACGAACCGAGTTAAGCAGTCTCAAAGGGAATCTATATTGACATTTCGTTATAGTAATCGTACGAAAGGTGCTCTTCAGTTATACATTGTGCCTCTGTTACTTAAGAAAATATCACAAATATAGCACATGATTGATTAGTACAGTTACCACAGCAACAAATAAAGCGATAGGTGAGTGATTAGCATACACGCATAGAAGAGAAGAAAGTGTTTCTACAACTGCAACTAAAAATACTACAGATAGCTATAGCTGTATTTGCGTTCGCGATAAGAACCAAAATAGCCAGTAATGTAAGACTCTAGCACCAGCGATGACACCGCGACACCGCTAGAAAGTAAAGGGGATTTTATGTCAATACCTGAACTAGCCAGAGTTGCCCGACGTTCATCTCGAATATGTCCATTCTGTTTGCCGTTCGACAAATCGCTAGGATTTTCTAAAATTAATCACTTTTGAATGAAAAACGAAACAGTTAAATAGTTTCAGTATGCTCACCGCAATCCCAGGCAGTCTGAGCCAGTGGCTGATGCGTAGGGTCCTTCAGGGGTGATTCTGGTTTACTCGGCGTGTCTTTGACACAGCGGATAAAGAACATCGTGCTAGCACCAAATAGTGGAGGGATTCCAGCCAGTATGAATGGAATCTTGTAGGAACCGAGGTGATCATATAACATTCCAGCGATCGGTGGCCCCACAGTTAGTGGAACTGAACATAAGCCAAGTAGAAAGCCGATTGCTTGAGTCGCTCCTCTTGGTCCACATATGTCGTAAGCAATCGGCCCTAGCAGGGAAATGAAGCATCCATCAAATAACCCCATAGCCAATGCTATACAAAGTAGCAGCGGGAATGATCCAGTGGCAGGAAGCAGCATCGTCATCGTACCGATCATTATAAAAGACATCTGCTGCAGCAGTACGCGATTCACTCGCGGAAGATCCGCAATGAAGCCAAAAAGTAACCGTCCAAGTCCAGAGGTGATACCAATACACATTACTGGTAAATTTTCTCCTTCTCCAGGGAACGAATCCTTCACAAATTTGCCCATGTGTACATACGGCACGAAGTATCCGAACAGCGCAATTGGAATTGATAGAGCCCAAATAATATATTTCTTCTTCTTCCAATTGTCGAAATTGATGAAGGATCGTAGCATCGTGTTGAACTGGGACCGACCAGGCTTCACCTTGGGCGGCGGTGGGGGCGGATGTAGCGGCTTATACAACAGCGCACAGAATATCACAAAGCTGGAAACCACAGATAGAATACGAAACGACGTGGCCAGCCCCGTCTGTTGCACTAATTTATCCAGCACAATTGGCATAATGGCGGTGAAAACGCTCGAGCCTGCCGTCACAACGCCGTTCACCAATCCTAGATATTTTTTAAAGTAATGCCCCAAAATCGCCAGCGAGGGCGTGTAAGCCAATGCCGCACCTAATCCGAACATGATCCCATAGGTGAAGTACAGTGCGGATACGTTATGCGTAAAAAAGGAGGACAAAAACATGCCACCACAAGTTAGTACTCCTCCGCATAGTGTGGTCCTTCGAAGGCCGATCTTGTCTGTTAGGATGCCGGAAACGGGCGACAGCAGGAAGGTAGTGCCAATCGTAAGCGAACCAACCAGcgctgaaaattaaaaaaaaataacaaaagattagcattttaaaaaatttaaaaagcacTCAACATAGTTACTGTCATATTGTGATATTTTCTAACAGCTTTTTGTCCCTGATTCATTCACCAAAACAACACTTTCGAATAATGGGTCATTTCTGTCCCTAGACTTCAGATTGGATTTGGCACCGCTACCAAAATGGAGTCTGATCAGACAGGACCAAAAACAGTTTTAGAAGCACCGGAAACCGTACATAACATTTCATTCCAATATCAAttaatagttttaaacagtgattttttttaccataATATATCTAATTAATGGTAGCAGTTCTGTTACAGGACTGGGATACGATTATTGAAAGCGAATGTGGAAACGTTGAACTTAAAAAATCATGACTCGTTAGTCAAATTTCTCTGAAACTGCTACTGACTGACTGCGGTTTGGTGGTTAAGCCCACCGAAACGGCTTCCCTAATGAAACCAAAATGGCACGCTTCGGATTCCCTATGTAATCCATCCACTTATCGTCAATAAATGGCCGATTCGACTTACAGACAATTTGGTTAGCCGGTCGGACACATTCGCCGGGCCAAGAAAGTGTATCACAAAGGTACCAACAACTGGTTTACTACATATTTAATTTCGTCGCTGTCGAGTGCTTTTCACATAATACGATTCACGcaccagtcagtcagtcagttagTCAGTCAGACTGGAAAAGGCTTCCCTGTCTGGTTCCGTTTTGTGGAAACACACTTGGCgacaaaattgtaataataacaCTTTTAATTCCAACCTACCAAAATGATGCCATCACCGACACAACCGCACCAACTTCGCGACTTTTTATGTTTCATCCAATTAGTGGTACAATCAATCTTGTTGTAGACCACGCACAATCATAACTGGGGGATTGATTGGAATATTGTAGCCCGAAGCATCTTTCGGTCACAGGGAATTTTCTTATATTCTGTTGGCAACAGGACAAGAAAAACGAACTTCAAGGAGTAAGTTATTATTCTGTTTTAATGGTTATTCCAGCGAAAAGCAGCACACATTAAAATCAAATTGCCGCCAAAATCATATTTCCTACCATAAGTTTAAAAACGGTTTTCCAATATTTATGAGAATGTTGACAATTTACGGCGAAACATTTTCGGCGAAATATTGTGAAATATTATCTGGACTTTACAACtgcttgaaaaaaattaattgggaACGAACGACGTTtaaataaaattcgattttgcTTGAGAGAAGTttattttttcctgatttttgaAGGCCTTCGAAATTCGGCTCTGCAGGAATCACGGAAGCCATACAAAAGTGTAAAATTTCGAAAGGCGTGACATTTTTACAAGAGCCAAACAATTTAGAACTAAGTTCAATttacaattacttttgtttttAGCTCGGTTCAGAATTTGGATTATTTTAGCTCAATTCAGAATCAATTTCTGCTTCGTCCTTTGCTTTCATTTAGAAGCGTTCTTCAACAATTTGGCCAAATTTAACTAAAACATTTTCTTCCTGACCCTTTCGTTAGAGTTACTTTAATAATACAGTgtaacaaaaatttacttttttgtcTGCTTTTGTTtctataaataattttattgtgTATTTTGATACAAAACCTAATTTCCACGAGTTTGGCCATATTTCAAATTAAGGGGTAACAATGGcgctattttaaatttttgagaaatcggaaatttttttcggcgccattttgttttaaagccaaacaTCAGAATTCTAAGAGTTtctccacatattagcatcttcttacccatctttaaaaaaaacagatttgaaatcggacaaaaactgagctcaaaacggtgattctacgaaaacagttttggcatggtttcagtatgtttcacagagcaaaataatatcgggtatgtctgagcattaatggtaatgcgatAATATCTaagagtggtagtcaaattatgcctTATATTGAgttaaaaaagtctcaggaatcgatttgtaggtgtctgatccacgtaaaatatcagcaagatgtcaattttaccccaattcccctacaatactaaaatggGTTTAGCATGACGTTAGATTAGCTTAtttaaaatctgtttaatgtaatatcaagagtgtaagcaatactcaaagatacaataacaatttgtgttTACATGATCCTCGCCCTTTTGCGGAGAGGGGGTATTTGGCGGGCATATTTGGCCAGGACTGGTTAAAACATTAAAATTTCGCTacagctatgagacagaatcatcgcgtcttcgataaagtcaaATGCGACCCCCTTCCCGCAAAAAGGAGAGAttcatgtgaagacaaattgttattgtatcttcgaGTAtcacttacactcttgatatagcattaaacagatttcaaataagttaatttaacgCCAAGATAAACCTTTTGTAGTATTGTAGagaaattggggcaaaatcgacatgttgctgacattttacacAGATCAGaaacctaccaatcgatttctgagccttttttactcaatataggatataatttgactaccactttcagatattagcgcatttaccattaatgctcagacatactcgatatttttttgctttgtgaaatatactaaaaccatgccaaaactgttCTCgttgaatcaccgttttgagctcagtttttgtccaatttaagatctttttttttaaagatggctAAGAAGATGCTAAAAgctggacaaactcttagaattttgatatttggcttcaaaacaaaatggcgtcgaaaaaacatcgaaaatttccgatttctcaaaaattcaaaatagcgccattgttgccccttaagttgaaacttgttcaaactcggggaaatttggttttgcatcgaactttatcaaaaaatcatacatagaagccaaggcaaattttttttttgattccagGAGCGTTGCTAAGCTTTTTAAGTCAGTTCAGTCAATACCTAGTTGGCTTTATTCGTTTTTACAGAGGAATTTCTAACATTATTTCAGAcgattttttcttcttctgtttcttttttatttaggAAGCATTTTTCAGCACGTTTTGGTTAATTTATGATCATATTTCTATTGTTTAtcttttttatatgaaaaaagtgtttttagatgtttcaagaaacatttacTAGAGTTTTTATGCATTTCAAATTGAACTTAATATAATTTTATcttgaatttgataatttttctgaTTTATAGTTGCTTTTTTAAGTTGTTAGATactaatttaaaatcaatttttagctgtttttcatgttttagaGGCGTTTTATTCGAACGgttttttttgaatttggaaCTCATTTCTGTTAGGGCCTTTCCAATGTTCTATTTGTTTTTTTCCCGATTTTGACTTCGAGCGGCTTACAACTTTTTTCTTTAGGAGTGGATTTTgtaatctattgttttgttttactgGTGTTGTCAATCATTCAAAGCATAAGTTGTGATGATATTTCTTTCGGTTTCTTCTGAACTATAAAGGCGTTTGCTTCAccctttttttagtttttgttgAAAGTCAGCCTTCTGACTGAATCATGATGAGATTTTTTTGCATTAAGGGATATAAGCGCTAAATAAACCACAGAAAAACATTTCAACTCTTCTTTTAAAGaaaaatgtccacgtggacaaagAAGGGGGGAGGAGAGGCTTAAGTCAACGTCCACGCTTGTCTACGAGGGGGGAGTGGGGTGACGATTTTTGTGTCCTCGGGGAATGTAAACAGCCCCATAATTCCATTGTACAGAGATATATCACTTCCAGGATTTTATGAATGACCACTGCTGCGTCCGTTAATTGAAACTTTTGTAATAAACGGATTCTATTTCGTGCTGAAAACGAAAGGCCTTCGAGTCGACTTTTCGAATGCTATTTTATCTGGCCAGAACATATACTGTGTATCGGCATGGcaaatatattcatattttttttgacaCTTTTCGTCTGGTACACAtattgattgatagccaaaccactggcCTCGAACTAAAAAGAACAAATTTTTGTTGATCCATTACTTAATCCGGTTTTCCACTACATTCCTAGCGAAATATTGTAGAGACTTGCAGGAAATCATAACTACACAGTTGAAACCAGAAAATTTTCGCTTTTAAAATGGTTTACCATGAactttttaccaaaagtttagttataactgtacaatgcgcttcgaaatgcttcttgtttcgacgccatttcgaACAAAACTGAGCaagcataaaaaaataaatccgaAATTTTCGTTGTCATCCGTTGAAACACCCAACTTATGAACTGAATCTTCGAAAATGATTTCAGAACAAAAAACACTCAAATCGATTTGGATATTATTGGTAAATGAGGCTAGTTTaaataagataaaaaaaaaatttattctacATTTTGGGTACATTAAGGAGCTGATTAATTCAGAGATAATCTATTTTATAAAACAGCGATTCAAATTAAAACACTAATACTAACTCTCCAATTTTGCTCAAAACATCGCGTTTTTATTTCTTtcgacaaatttattttttacccctttttTGACGTATAACTACGTCTCTCGGAAAGTTTCGCTGCATGGGGGTGTAGAActaaaatctaaaaacggaacagaagaaaaatatgactaatttcaaatgcttataagtcggttagttttagcggatttccttcgtttttgctgCAGTCGGCTGGGAAATCGTCTCCAcatccgcccaaatgcagaaaactaTAATTTGGTTATGCGAACTACTGTACTGAAAATTATCAAGCgttgttgaaacgcaaattttggTCGCCCAATGATTGCTGTCCCAAACAAGATCGACAGAATTATACTAAGTTAACAaagaatgcactctttgggctatataagggCCTGCTTCAGCTCAAACTAATCATGTTAACAAAGGATGGTGGGAAGGACAGTTCCAACTTAGCGGTAGCATAACAGTGGATTTACCGAGTCTTATTTCGGTTTAAACAAAACATTATACTAGCAGATTGGGGGACACAGACGGCCATTTCAACCGGTAAAACTTTGAATTGTTTTAGCAACAACATGCTGGATCTTGAAAATCAAATTCTGCCGGCCGTGGTTGCCAACATGAAATGAGATTCATTGCGTCTTCCGTTGACCGAAACTGGGAGTAGACAAAATTTAACCAAACACTTGTGGCATCTCACAACATCAATATGGGTTATATAAGAGCCTTTTTTGGCCACAGTACAAGCTTTCTGGATTCTGGCAATCATAATCTGCCGATCAGGTCtagttttcagtgtgaaaacagtatTCCACTGTGTTGTCGAAGTTCCTTATTCGCACTGTCGGAGTAGCATagagatgcgatcagcatcGTATCCGATTTAAAATTATACACTTAGTTGTTATTTTACGGACAAAACAACCAAATGATTTAAGATTTAATTTTTACTCGTTTTGCGCAAGGATTAAAagtgaaatgttattttaatttgcATGCATTCTGACTGGTAAAACTTGATTCGTCTGTATTGTGTTTattccattcctgttcagtgatgccGTACTTATAGGTGCTAGTTAAAATGTCAAACGAAgaaaaattacaatactgcccaTGGACGATCAACGTTTATTAGCTAGGAAATATTATTTCCGCTCTATAACAGGTTTGTATGAGTACCATAAATTTGTTCAAATAACGGAAGGGGTGTGTGCAAAGCCTCGACcgtaaggttgacgtagaac from Wyeomyia smithii strain HCP4-BCI-WySm-NY-G18 chromosome 3, ASM2978416v1, whole genome shotgun sequence encodes the following:
- the LOC129729646 gene encoding monocarboxylate transporter 10, translated to MAETVRIFTEAPKAVGTIVPSPATNGFSPKAKTVAAVGSDEVHDPPDGGTRAWLVMVGAFLCNGVLFGIINTYSVVYLSLQKQLQDLGDTEASSKAALVGSLTIGTTFLLSPVSGILTDKIGLRRTTLCGGVLTCGGMFLSSFFTHNVSALYFTYGIMFGLGAALAYTPSLAILGHYFKKYLGLVNGVVTAGSSVFTAIMPIVLDKLVQQTGLATSFRILSVVSSFVIFCALLYKPLHPPPPPPKVKPGRSQFNTMLRSFINFDNWKKKKYIIWALSIPIALFGYFVPYVHMGKFVKDSFPGEGENLPVMCIGITSGLGRLLFGFIADLPRVNRVLLQQMSFIMIGTMTMLLPATGSFPLLLCIALAMGLFDGCFISLLGPIAYDICGPRGATQAIGFLLGLCSVPLTVGPPIAGMLYDHLGSYKIPFILAGIPPLFGASTMFFIRCVKDTPSKPESPLKDPTHQPLAQTAWDCENPSDLSNGKQNGHIRDERRATLASSESLTAESK